The DNA region GTCGGCTGCGCGGGCGGCCGCGGGGGCCTGGGTCAGCTCAAACTCGCTCTGGAACCAGACGCCGGCGGACCCGCCGGCCAGGGCGCGCCACAGGTCGTCGGCGACGTCTCGTTCGGGCTTCCACGGCGAGAGCACGCGACGCGTGGCCAGCGCCGCGCGTTGCTGCAAGAGAAGTCCGCTGTGCGTGACCGGGACCAGGGCGACCCGCGTCGCCGCCACGCCGGGGGCGGTGCGGCCGGCGGGCCGCGCGGCCAGCTCGGGCCCGCTGGGCGGGGGCGCCGGGTCGTTCGAGGCCGTGATCAACGGGCGGCGCAGCAGGGTGTCGTGCGCGCGTAGCTCGCCGCAGCGGGCGATCTGCTGGTCGCGCGTCGACGCGCCGGGCATCGGGTCGATCCACCACGCCAGCACCCGGCTGTGCGCCGCGGCGAACTCCGGCTCGTTGAGCCGCGGCAGGTCGCTCGGCGGGGGGCAGACGATCCACAGCCCCAGCTCGCGGGCCTGTTCCAGGTCGAGCTGTTCGGGGAGTTGTTCCATCGCCACCACGTTGAAGCCGACCTCCGCCAGCCGCTTGAGCGACTCTCCTTGGTGTGTCCAGATCAGCGGGTAGATCGATCGGCCCTCGGCGGTGATCTCGCCTCCGGCCCGCACCGCCACGCTCGCCAGCGCGGGCGTTTCGGAAGGGCCGGGCGCCGCGTCAGGCGTGGCAGACGCCGCATCGGCGGTCGCGGCCTGAACGGCGCCCTCGAGGTTGATTTCTTCAACCAGCAGCCACGCCCCGGTCGGTGCGCCGGGGCTGCTGAGCACGACGCCGGTGGCGTAGGCGCCGCGGGTGTCGACCGCTGCGCCGAGCCGGCCGACGCGGAGCACGCGGGCGTGGGCCTCTAGCAGTTGCGGGACGTGGTCGACGACGATCCAGCCCCACGCCCCCGCGGCCTCGAGCCGGGGCTCGGCCATCACAACGGTCACGGCGGGCGCCTTGGTGTCGGGATCGATGACGCGCGGGAGCACGATCCTCAGCCCGACGCGGACGCCGGGGCGCGAAGCGGCCAAATGAACCCGCAATGAAAGTTCGTCCAGAACCGCTAGCGGATCGGTTGCGTAAGAAAAGGAACCCGCATAACCGGGATCGCAGCGAAAATCGATACGCTCGGCGCCGCTCCCGGTAGTGCGGCTCCGGTCGCCCAGTTGCAGGCGGATGCGGGACTGGCGGAGCACCTGGACGGGGGGCTCCTGCGCAACCACTTGGAGCGAAGGGGTCGGCCCATCGAACGTGTCGCGGATGGTCGCGGCGTCGCTGGTGCGGACCGGCACGAGCGCGGCGGCCAGCAGGAGCAGGAAAAAGGGTAGGCGCGGCACGCTGAGTGTCCCGTGCGGGTACGGGTTTCCGGCTGGTCGAAGGGCCGACAACCGGCCCGGAGGGCGGCCGCCGGCGGCGGGGGGGCAGTCGCCGGCCGGCCCGACGGCGTTGATAGCGGCGATTGGGCAACATCGCCAGATCGAAATGTGGCCCCAAAGCATCACTTTCCCCATGGCCGGCCCGTGGCGCCGGCCGCTTGCAACGACGCAAGTGCTTTTCATAGAATGCGTTGGGGAAAACCAAGCCGCCCAGCGGCCGGCGCCGGCGCCGAAGCTGCTTTGTGGTTTGGCATCACCCCAGGAGACTCTTCATGACGCCCGAAACCCAACCTTCGTTCCCCTCGGCCGGCCCCACCGCTGGCGCCGAACTCCCGTCCGACCTGCGTCGGCTTGCGGCGGCCATCCGGGAACTCCCCAGTGAGCACCGCCACGAGCTGGCGCCGCTGCTGGACCGAGTGGTGGAAGGGGCGACCCGCCGGCGCCGGATCCTTACGCTGGTGCAGGATGCCCTGAGCCAGTTGCGGCTCGACATGAAGTACCTGATGTTCGATCTTGAGGCGACCCGCCGCGAGCGCGACGCTTTCCGGTCGAAGCTAGCCGAGTGGGAGGACTAAGCCGCTCCGAGTTTTGTCCCGCCCCGTTTCGATTTTGTCCCGAGTCGCGTCGGCCAAGCGCCGTGCTGTCCCAGTCACCGGTCGGCCACGCCGGATCCCTGCTTAAAGCGGTTTGCCCGCCGCCTGTCGATGTCCGAAGTTGTCAGCGCCGAACAACTCGCCCAGCGGGCCCTCGACGTAGGGATCGTAGACGACCGCCAGTTGCAGTCGGTCTGGAGCGAGTTCGGCACCACCAACGTGGGGGTTTCGGAGTTCACCCAGGCGCTGATGCGGAAGAACCTGCTCACCAGCTACCAGCTAGAGCGGCTCACCAAGAACCTCCGCACCGGCTTCTACTACGGCGACTACCGCGTTCTGTACTGCGTCGGTTCCGGCACGTTCGCCCGGGTGTTCCGCGCCGTCCACCGCGACACGGGCGAGGTGTTCGCCGTGAAGGTGCTCCGCGCACGCCACTCAACGCCGCGTGACGCCGAGTTGTTCCGCCGCGAGGGCCAGCTCGGCGCCTCGCTCAAGCACCCCAACATCGTGCCGATCCACGAGGTGGTGTCGCAGGGGGGGAACCACTTCATGGTGATGGACTTCGTCGAGGGGCGCAACCTCCGCGAGTTCCTCCGCGTCCGCAAGAAGTTCGAGCCTATCGAGGCCGCCGAGATCGTCGTCGGCATGACCTCCGGCCTGCACTACGCGTTCCAGCAGGGGGTGACCCACCGCGACCTGAAGCTCTCGAACGTGATCGTCTCGTCCGCCGGAGTCGCGATGCTGCTGGACTTCGGCCTGGCCGGGCTGGAGGCCGACGCCGAGGACGAGGGCGCCAACCCCCGCACTATCGACTACGCCGGCCTGGAACGCGCCACGGGCGTCCGCAAGGACGACACCCGCAGCGACATCTTCTTCGTGGGCTGCATGTTCTATCAACTGCTTTCGGGCCGCCCTCCCCTGTCCGAGACCCGCGAACGCGCCCAGCGCCTCTCCAAGACCCGCTACCAGAGCATCCCCCCGCTGGGGAGCGTCGTGGCCGGCGTGCCGACGTCCATCGCCATGGTGGTCGGCAAGGCGACCGAGTTCGAGCCTGGCCGCCGGTACCAGACGCCGGGCGAGATGCTCACCGACCTGAAGCTGGCCATCCACCGCATCAAGTCCGGGACCGAGGCCGAGACGGGCCCGCAGAACGCCGAGCTGCTCAGCCGCGAAGGCCTGGACGCCGGGGGTCAGCCCCGCCGCATCATGGTGGTGGAGAGCGACGTCAAACGCCAAGACGTGATGCGGGAGCTGTTCAAGCGCAACGGCTACCGCGTGCTGGTGACCGCCGACCCCCAGCGGGCGGTCGACCGCTTTGCGCAAGACCCCAACGCGGCCGACATCGTGCTGTTCTGCAGCGCCGCCGGCGGCAGGGCGACGCTGCAGGCGTTCAATCAGTTCGGCGAAGCGAGCACCACCCGCGACACCCCCGCGGTGCTATTGCTGGACGAGCTGCACGGACCGTGGGCGAAGGAGGCCGCCACCGCCTCGCACCGGCGCCTCGCCCAGATGCCGATTAAACTCAGGCAGCTCCGCGAGACGGTGCTGATGGCCCTCACCCCCTCGGCCGGCTAAGGCCCCCTCCGGGCCGGGCCGCCACCAATCGCTCGCGGCGACCAACGCGTGGATCATGGACGAGAACCCCTCACGGCTCGACCCGATCGTCGAACGTTTTCGTCGTACGCTCGAACGCGGCCGGCTGGCCACCACCTACTTGTTCATCGGCCCCGTCGGCGCGGGCAAACTCTGGTTCGCCAACCTGCTCGCCGGCCGGCTGCTGTGCCAACAGGCCGACCACCAGGCCGTGGCCGCCTGCGGCGTCTGCCAGTCGTGCCTGCTGCTGGCGGCCGGCAGCCACCCCGACCTGCTCCACGTCGCCAAGCCGGCCGACAAGTCATCGCTGCCCATCGCGCTGCTGATCGGCGAGAAGGAACGGCGCGGCCGCGAAGGGCTGTGCCACGACCTCGGCCTGCGGCCCGCGATCAGCACGCGACGCGTCGCGGTGATCGAGGATGCAGACGCGATGAAGGAAGAATCCGCGAACTGCCTGCTCAAGACGCTCGAAGAGCCCCCGCCCCGGTCGGTGCTGCTGCTAATCGCCGAGAACGAGGCCCGCGTGCTGCCGACCATCCGCTCCCGCTCGCAGGTGGTGCGGTTCCCGGACCCGGCGTCTGCCGATGAGCCGGCGGCGGCGAACGAGTCTCCCCAGGTCGAGGAAGTGCTCAACGCGGTGCGCAGCGGCCTGGGCCGCGAGCCGCTAGACCCGGTGCTGCTGGGGCGCGCGCTCGAGCCGCTGATGCGGGCCGGCGGCTCGAAAGCCGACGACACCTCGTCCGATGCCGACGCGCCGACCACGCAGTCCGCCGCCCAGGCCAGCGCCAAGAAGAAGCGGGCCAGCGGCCGCGACCTGCTCCGCGTCGCCGTGGACGAGGTGATCCGCCTGCAGCACGCAGAGCTGATGCGTCTGGCCGCCCGCAACGAGCACCGCACCCCCGCGGGCGACGCCATCTACCGGCGGCTCGAGCGGTCGATGGTGGCGGCCGAGGAGGTTGAGCGGAACGCCAACCCCGGTACGCTGCTGCAGGCCTACCTGCAAGACCTAGCGGAGCTGGCCTAAGGGGCCGCATTTGCTCTGCTTGGCCGGCCGCATGTTGACCCCAGGATAGGGCGTCGCCTACACTCGGCACTCCTCTAAATGACCTAGAGGATAGGACTTAGGCGGCCCGTTGGTTGGCGGCCTCGTTTTGCTCGAAGGGCCTCAAAAACGGCGCCGTTGTCGCGTAAGACGCATTGCATCACACCCCAGGAAGGGCATCCCGTGGCGTTCTCATCAGTCCCCGTGTCTACTCGCACACCGCGACTTGTCTCTTTCCTGCTTGCCTTGTTGATCGGCGTCGCGACGTTGCAGCAAGCAGCCGCGCAGCCCCCCGGCGGCGACGCGCCTGCCGTCGGCGAGCCGGCGCCGACCTCCACGCTTGAGCCCGCGGCGCTGGCGTCGGACGACACCCGCACGATCGTCTGCTGGTCGATCGCGTTCATTGCGGCGCTCGTCGCATTGGTGCAGGCCCGCATCTTCTATGCGTCGATGATCGCCTCGGACGCGGGCAACCCCCGCATGCAGGAGATCGCCGGCTACGTCCGCGAGGGCGCCAACGCCTACCTGCAGCAGCAATACCGCGTGGTGGCCGCGTTCTTTGTGGTGATCGCGGCGCTGCTCGCCTACGCCGCGTTTGGGCTGAAGGTGCAGAGCCAGTTCGTGCCGTTTGCGTTCCTGTCGGGCGGGTTCTTCTCAGGCCTGGCCGGCTGGTTCGGCATGAAAACCGCCACCGCGGCCAGCAGCCGCACCGCGGCGGCCGCCAAAGACTCGCTCAACCTGGGGCTGCAGGTGGCGTTCCGCTCGGGCGCCGTGATGGGCCTGACCGTCGTCGGACTGGGGCTGCTGGACATCACGCTGTGGTTCGCCTTCCTCTACTGGATCTGGCCCGCCTGCGGCCAGGCGCCGCTGTCGCTCGTTGAGATCACCGTCACGATGCTGTGCTTCGGCATGGGCGCCAGCGCCCAGGCGCTGTTCGCCCGGGTCGGCGGCGGCATCTTCACCAAGGCGGCCGACGTCGGCGCCGACCTGGTGGGCAAGGTCGAGCAGGGCATCCCGGAAGACGACCCCCGCAACCCCGCCACGATCGCAGACAACGTGGGCGACAACGTCGGAGACGTCGCCGGCATGGGCGCCGACCTCTACGAGTCGTACGCCGGCTCGATCCTGGCGACCTGCGCCCTGGGCGCCGCCGCGTTCAGCAGCCCGACGCTGCTCCCGGAGGGGGTCAGCACCACCGAGGCCCAGTTGGGCGCCATCTTCCTGCCGATCGTCGTCGCCGGGCTCGGCATCCTGCTATCGATCTTTGGCATCTACCTGGTCAAGACCGACGAAAACAGCAGCCAGAAGAACCTGCTCGCCGCGCTCGGCAAGGGGATCAACGCCGCCGCTATCCTGTCCGCCATCGCGGCGCTGATCGCGGCCAAGCTGTTGATGCCAAACCTGTTGGGCATCGACCCGCTGCTGTCGATCCCGGGCGTCGGCTTCAGCATGCTGATCGGGCTGGCCGCGGGCTGGGCCATCGGCAAGTGGACCGAGTACGTCACCAGCGACGAGTACGCCCCCACGCAGCGGCTGGCCGACCAGGCCGTGACCGGCCCCGCGACCATCATTATCGGCGGCATCGCCGACGGCATGATGAGCGTCTGGTTCCCGGTACTCGTGATCGGCGCCGCCACGCTGGGGGCGTTCGCGTTCGCCTCCGGGGGCAACTTCTCCGACATGAACTACTTCGCGATCGGCGTGTACGGCGTCGGCATCGCCGCGGTCGGCATGCTCAGCACCCTGGGCATCACGCTGGCGACCGACGCCTACGGCCCGATCGCCGACAACGCCGGCGGCAACGCCGAGATGTCGAAGCTCGAGTCGTACGTCCGCGAGCGCACCGACGCCCTCGACAGCCTCGGCAACACCACCGCAGCCACGGGCAAGGGCTTCGCCATCGGCTCTGCGGCGCTCACGGCGCTGGCGCTGCTGGCCGCCTACGTTGAAGGGGTCCGCGTCGGCTTCGACCGCTGGGGGATCGACTTCGCCGAGCAGGTCTCCGCCTCGGACAACCCGTCGCCCGGCTTCTACAAACTCTCCAACCAGTTCGTCGTACGCCTCGACCGCGACTCGCAGGGCCAGGACGGCCCGCTCAGCTACGGCGAGGGCCTGCTGGTGATGCCCAGCCAACTGGTCGGCGCCGATTGGCAGAGCGAGTGGGGCCAGATCCCCGACGGCACGGCTCTGCCGGCCAGGCCCGGCAACGCCGATTCCTACATCGTGATGGACAGCGACCAGCCGGTGTGGAACCACGACGGTTCGGCGATGCAAACCACCCGGACCGCCACCCTCCCCCACTTCAACGACTTCTTCGACGTGACGCTGATGAACCCCCGGGTGCTGGTCGGGGTCTTTGTAGGTGCGATGGCGACGTTTGTGTTCTGTGCGATGACCATGAAGGCGGTCGGCCGGGCTGCCCAGGGGATGGTCGAAGAGGTCCGCCGGCAGTTCCGCGAGATGCC from Pirellulimonas nuda includes:
- a CDS encoding transcriptional regulator, producing the protein MTPETQPSFPSAGPTAGAELPSDLRRLAAAIRELPSEHRHELAPLLDRVVEGATRRRRILTLVQDALSQLRLDMKYLMFDLEATRRERDAFRSKLAEWED
- a CDS encoding serine/threonine protein kinase, which produces MSEVVSAEQLAQRALDVGIVDDRQLQSVWSEFGTTNVGVSEFTQALMRKNLLTSYQLERLTKNLRTGFYYGDYRVLYCVGSGTFARVFRAVHRDTGEVFAVKVLRARHSTPRDAELFRREGQLGASLKHPNIVPIHEVVSQGGNHFMVMDFVEGRNLREFLRVRKKFEPIEAAEIVVGMTSGLHYAFQQGVTHRDLKLSNVIVSSAGVAMLLDFGLAGLEADAEDEGANPRTIDYAGLERATGVRKDDTRSDIFFVGCMFYQLLSGRPPLSETRERAQRLSKTRYQSIPPLGSVVAGVPTSIAMVVGKATEFEPGRRYQTPGEMLTDLKLAIHRIKSGTEAETGPQNAELLSREGLDAGGQPRRIMVVESDVKRQDVMRELFKRNGYRVLVTADPQRAVDRFAQDPNAADIVLFCSAAGGRATLQAFNQFGEASTTRDTPAVLLLDELHGPWAKEAATASHRRLAQMPIKLRQLRETVLMALTPSAG
- a CDS encoding DNA polymerase III subunit, translating into MDENPSRLDPIVERFRRTLERGRLATTYLFIGPVGAGKLWFANLLAGRLLCQQADHQAVAACGVCQSCLLLAAGSHPDLLHVAKPADKSSLPIALLIGEKERRGREGLCHDLGLRPAISTRRVAVIEDADAMKEESANCLLKTLEEPPPRSVLLLIAENEARVLPTIRSRSQVVRFPDPASADEPAAANESPQVEEVLNAVRSGLGREPLDPVLLGRALEPLMRAGGSKADDTSSDADAPTTQSAAQASAKKKRASGRDLLRVAVDEVIRLQHAELMRLAARNEHRTPAGDAIYRRLERSMVAAEEVERNANPGTLLQAYLQDLAELA
- a CDS encoding sodium-translocating pyrophosphatase, with amino-acid sequence MSTRTPRLVSFLLALLIGVATLQQAAAQPPGGDAPAVGEPAPTSTLEPAALASDDTRTIVCWSIAFIAALVALVQARIFYASMIASDAGNPRMQEIAGYVREGANAYLQQQYRVVAAFFVVIAALLAYAAFGLKVQSQFVPFAFLSGGFFSGLAGWFGMKTATAASSRTAAAAKDSLNLGLQVAFRSGAVMGLTVVGLGLLDITLWFAFLYWIWPACGQAPLSLVEITVTMLCFGMGASAQALFARVGGGIFTKAADVGADLVGKVEQGIPEDDPRNPATIADNVGDNVGDVAGMGADLYESYAGSILATCALGAAAFSSPTLLPEGVSTTEAQLGAIFLPIVVAGLGILLSIFGIYLVKTDENSSQKNLLAALGKGINAAAILSAIAALIAAKLLMPNLLGIDPLLSIPGVGFSMLIGLAAGWAIGKWTEYVTSDEYAPTQRLADQAVTGPATIIIGGIADGMMSVWFPVLVIGAATLGAFAFASGGNFSDMNYFAIGVYGVGIAAVGMLSTLGITLATDAYGPIADNAGGNAEMSKLESYVRERTDALDSLGNTTAATGKGFAIGSAALTALALLAAYVEGVRVGFDRWGIDFAEQVSASDNPSPGFYKLSNQFVVRLDRDSQGQDGPLSYGEGLLVMPSQLVGADWQSEWGQIPDGTALPARPGNADSYIVMDSDQPVWNHDGSAMQTTRTATLPHFNDFFDVTLMNPRVLVGVFVGAMATFVFCAMTMKAVGRAAQGMVEEVRRQFREMPGIMDGSAQPDYAAPVEISTKAAQREMLWPSLLGLLLPVAMGMLLGVAGVLGLLVGALTTGFCVAVFMANAGGAWDNAKKYIEAGAHGGKGTIAHKAAVVGDTVGDPFKDTSGPSLNILIKLMSMVSVVVAGLVVRYSLAGGSLF